A window of the Candidatus Dadabacteria bacterium genome harbors these coding sequences:
- a CDS encoding glutamate synthase subunit beta produces the protein MGDPTGFMRYGRRLGKDREPSERLSDWNEFHGHLSEKDLGEQGARCMDCGVPFCQTGDTLAGMATGCPVRNLIPEWNDLVYKGDWRQALERLHKTNNFPEFTGRVCPAPCEGSCVLGISDPPVTIKAIECAIVDRGFEEGWITPAPPAERTGKKVAVVGSGPAGLACAAQLNKAGHSVVVYERDDRIGGLLMYGIPNPHLDKRVVERRVDLLAKEGVEFVAGTEIGADVPPGELVSSNDAVVICTGATKPRDLDVPGRKSKGVYFAMDFLRENTGKLLDSGFKSSGDISAAGRDVIILGGGDTGTDCVATAMRQKCKSLLQFEILPRPPAGRAADNPWPQWPRVYNLDYGQQEAMAVFGEDPRKYQVLTKSIEADENGAVRGLKTVRINWKKGAGGRMEIEEQPGTEQFWPAQMVFLALGFLGPEQTIIEKLGLETDERSNIRAGYGEYRTSVDKVFAAGDARRGQSLVVWAINEGREAARECDRYLMGSTRLP, from the coding sequence GCTGTCGGACTGGAACGAGTTTCACGGCCACCTTTCAGAAAAAGACCTCGGCGAGCAGGGGGCGCGCTGCATGGACTGCGGCGTTCCGTTCTGCCAGACGGGAGACACGCTTGCCGGAATGGCGACGGGATGCCCCGTCCGCAACCTGATACCCGAATGGAACGACCTTGTTTACAAGGGCGACTGGCGGCAGGCGCTTGAGCGGCTGCACAAAACCAACAACTTTCCCGAATTCACCGGAAGGGTGTGCCCCGCCCCGTGCGAGGGCTCATGCGTTCTCGGCATAAGCGACCCGCCCGTAACCATCAAGGCGATAGAGTGCGCGATTGTTGACAGGGGCTTTGAGGAGGGCTGGATAACGCCCGCGCCGCCTGCGGAGCGCACCGGCAAAAAGGTTGCCGTGGTGGGCTCGGGCCCCGCCGGGCTTGCGTGCGCGGCGCAGCTCAACAAGGCGGGGCACTCCGTGGTTGTTTACGAGAGGGACGACCGCATCGGCGGGCTGCTGATGTACGGCATTCCCAACCCCCACCTTGACAAGAGGGTGGTGGAGAGAAGGGTTGACCTTCTTGCAAAGGAGGGGGTTGAGTTTGTGGCGGGCACGGAGATAGGCGCGGACGTGCCGCCGGGCGAGCTTGTAAGTTCCAATGACGCGGTTGTTATCTGCACCGGCGCGACAAAGCCGAGAGACCTTGACGTGCCGGGCAGGAAGTCAAAGGGCGTTTATTTTGCGATGGATTTTCTGAGGGAGAACACCGGAAAACTTCTGGACAGCGGCTTCAAAAGTTCCGGAGACATATCCGCCGCCGGCAGGGACGTTATCATCCTCGGCGGCGGAGACACCGGGACCGATTGCGTTGCCACCGCGATGAGGCAGAAGTGCAAAAGTCTGCTTCAGTTTGAAATCCTTCCCCGTCCTCCCGCCGGGCGCGCGGCGGACAATCCGTGGCCGCAGTGGCCCCGCGTTTACAATCTGGACTACGGCCAGCAGGAGGCGATGGCGGTGTTCGGCGAAGACCCGCGCAAGTATCAGGTTCTCACAAAGAGCATTGAGGCCGATGAAAACGGCGCAGTCCGGGGGCTCAAAACCGTCCGCATCAACTGGAAGAAAGGGGCGGGCGGGCGCATGGAGATTGAAGAGCAGCCCGGAACGGAGCAGTTCTGGCCCGCGCAAATGGTGTTTCTTGCGCTGGGATTTCTGGGGCCTGAGCAGACCATCATAGAAAAACTGGGGCTTGAGACCGATGAGCGCTCAAACATCCGCGCCGGTTACGGCGAATACCGCACGAGTGTGGACAAGGTTTTCGCCGCCGGAGACGCGAGAAGGGGGCAGAGCCTTGTCGTGTGGGCGATAAACGAGGGGCGCGAAGCCGCAAGAGAGTGCGACCGCTACCTTATGGGCTCAACCCGCCTCCCCTGA